The genomic stretch ACGTCGAAGAGGAAACGGGTCCGCGAGTGGCGGCGTGGGCGCGCGAGGTTCCCGCCGCACAGGCGAGCAATGCCTACTGTGGCAAATGCCACCAAACCGCCGAAGACGCGTGGCGGAACTCGCACCATTCCAAGGCCAATCGCCCGGTGTCGCCGATCGCGGATGCGGCGATGTTCGCCGAGCGTACGGCGGAGACGCACGCGGCGCGTTACGAGTTCACGCGCGATCCCGCGGACGGAGCGCCGGTGATCCGCGAGTTGTTGCGCGAGGGTGCAGTGCGGAGCTACCGGCCCTCGATGGTGATCGCGCGGACGCCGCTGTGGCAGTATCTCGTGGAGACCGAGCCCGGACGCTTGCAGACGACTGAAGTCGCATGGGATCCGGTGCGGGAGGAGTGGTTCGGCGTCTTCGGGATGGAGGTGCGCAATCCGGGAGAGTGGGGACACTGGCACGGCCGCGGCATGAACTGGAACTCCATGTGCGCTCGCTGCCACATGACCGCGTATTCAAAAAACTACGACGACGCGAACGACACCTACTCGTCCCGTTGGCTCGAGCACGGCATCGGCTGCGTGCAGTGTCACAATCTCATGCCGGGTCACGAACCGGGCGGTGCCGCGATGGCGACCGTCGACGACTTCTCGCGCGATCCGCACCGCATGATGGAGACGTGCGCCGCGTGCCACAGTCGCGCGGAGAGTCTGACGAAGGACTTCGTGCCGGGGGAGAACTACGACGACCACTTCCGTCTCCAGCTTCCCGTCGAGCCGTCGCTCTACTACGCGGACGGGCAGATCCTCGACGAAGTCTTCGTCTACGGCTCGTTTCGCCACAGCAAGATGCACGCGGCGGGCGTCACGTGCATGGACTGTCACGATCCGCACGCGGGGACGTTGAAACTGCCGCAGGAAAACAATCACGTTTGCCTGCAATGTCACGCCACTCCGGGCCGGCTCGGCGCGACCGTGATCGATCCGGTGGCGCACAGTTTCCACAAGGAGGGGAGCGACGGAAACCGCTGCGTGGAGTGTCACATGCCGGAGACGACCTACATGCAGCGCGACCCGCGGCGCGACCATGGTTTCATCGTACCGGACCCCGTGCTTACGCGCGACATCGGGGTGCCCAACGCCTGCAGCAAGTGTCACCACGACCAGACCTTGGACTGGAACATCGAGCACTACGAAACATGGTACGGAGAGAGGCGCGCCGCCTCGCCGGATCGCGCGCGAGCGCGGGCGATCCACCGTGCGTTTCGTGGAGAGGCGGACGTAGTTCCCGAACTGTTGCGCCTCCTCGACGCGGAGACGATTCCCGCGCGGCGTGCGAGTCTGCTCGAACTGGCGGCACGCGTGGCTCCGGTGGACGACTCGGTCCTCGGGCGCGCGCGCGCGCTGGCGACCGATCCGGATGCTCTCGTGCGCGCCGCGTCGGTGCGCGCGTCGGCTGCGGCCGGTCGTTCCGATTCCGACGTGGTGCGCGCCGCGCTCGGCGATCCGACGCGTCTGGTGCGGATCGACGCGGCGTGGGCGTTGTCGCCGTCGTTGCCGGAAGGACACGAGCGTCGCCACGAACTGGATACGTATTTGCGCGAAGCGCTCGACCAACCCGCGGGCCGCTTGCGTGTGGCGCAGGATCTCTTCAACCGCGGACGCTCCGCGGAGGCGGTCGACCTCGTGCGGTCCGCTTTGCCGTGGGATCCGCTGTCTCCGGCGTTGCCGGAGACTCTCGGGCTCGTACTCGCGCAACAGGGTCGCGCGACGGAAGCCGCGCAGGCGTTGCAGCGTGCTGCGGAACTGGATACACGCTCCGCTGGACTGGCTTTTCAGGCGGCGCTGGCCTGGAGCGAGGCGGGCGACACGGCACGCGCGGAGGCGATGTTCGGTGCGGCGTTGCGCGCGGAGCCGACGATGGCGCGCGCGTGGTACAACCTCGGTTTGCTGCAGTCGCGGACCGGGCGCGCGCAAGAGGCGATCGTTGCGCTGCGCGAGGCGGAACGCCTACAGCCGGGGGATCCGGACGCACCCTACGCCTTGGCGACGGTGTATCTCGGCCTCGACCGCCGCGAAGAGGCTGCCGCTGCCGCGCGACGCGTCTTGGAGAGGGCTCCGACACACGGGCCG from Opitutales bacterium ASA1 encodes the following:
- a CDS encoding tetratricopeptide repeat protein, with the translated sequence MSLTLRFAAFACALYVSLTIAGCTGGSRDVEEETGPRVAAWAREVPAAQASNAYCGKCHQTAEDAWRNSHHSKANRPVSPIADAAMFAERTAETHAARYEFTRDPADGAPVIRELLREGAVRSYRPSMVIARTPLWQYLVETEPGRLQTTEVAWDPVREEWFGVFGMEVRNPGEWGHWHGRGMNWNSMCARCHMTAYSKNYDDANDTYSSRWLEHGIGCVQCHNLMPGHEPGGAAMATVDDFSRDPHRMMETCAACHSRAESLTKDFVPGENYDDHFRLQLPVEPSLYYADGQILDEVFVYGSFRHSKMHAAGVTCMDCHDPHAGTLKLPQENNHVCLQCHATPGRLGATVIDPVAHSFHKEGSDGNRCVECHMPETTYMQRDPRRDHGFIVPDPVLTRDIGVPNACSKCHHDQTLDWNIEHYETWYGERRAASPDRARARAIHRAFRGEADVVPELLRLLDAETIPARRASLLELAARVAPVDDSVLGRARALATDPDALVRAASVRASAAAGRSDSDVVRAALGDPTRLVRIDAAWALSPSLPEGHERRHELDTYLREALDQPAGRLRVAQDLFNRGRSAEAVDLVRSALPWDPLSPALPETLGLVLAQQGRATEAAQALQRAAELDTRSAGLAFQAALAWSEAGDTARAEAMFGAALRAEPTMARAWYNLGLLQSRTGRAQEAIVALREAERLQPGDPDAPYALATVYLGLDRREEAAAAARRVLERAPTHGPAARLLRLLGTAP